A part of Gossypium hirsutum isolate 1008001.06 chromosome A07, Gossypium_hirsutum_v2.1, whole genome shotgun sequence genomic DNA contains:
- the LOC107955366 gene encoding transmembrane 9 superfamily member 12, with the protein MAFSERKMPGICSVFLLVVLFAHSCHGFYLPGSYMHTYSTSDTIVAKVNSLTSIETELPFSYYSLPYCEPLGGIKKSAENLGELLMGDQIDNSPYRFKMNVNESLYVCTTSPLNEHEVKLLKQRTRDLYQVNMILDNLPVMRIAKQNGVSIQWTGFPVGFTPPNSNDDYIINHLKFKVLVHEYEGSGVQIIGTGEEGMGVISEADKKKASGYEIVGFEVTPCSVKYDPEVMTKLHMYDSISPVNCPLELDKSQIIRERERISFTYEVEFVKSDIRWPSRWDTYLKMEGARVHWFSILNSLMVITFLAGIVFVIFLRTVRRDLTRYEELDKEAQAQMNEELSGWKLVVGDVFREPDCAKLLCVMIGDGVQITGMAAVTIVFAAFGFMSPASRGMLLTGMIILYLFLGIAAGYAAVRLWRTLKGTSEGWRSISWSVACFFPGIVFVILTVLNFILWGSKSTGAIPISLYFVLLSLWFCISVPLTLVGGFLGTRAEAIQYPVRTNQIPREIPARKYPSWLLVLGAGTLPFGTLFIELFFILSSIWLGRFYYVFGFLLIVLLLLIIVCAEVSVVLTYMHLCVEDWRWWWKAFFASGSVALYVFLYSINYLVFDLQSLSGPVSAILYLGYSMIMAIAIMLSTGTIGFITSFYFVHYLFSSVKID; encoded by the coding sequence ATGGCTTTCTCGGAAAGGAAGATGCCCGGAATCTGCTCGGTTTTTCTGTTAGTGGTTCTATTTGCCCATTCTTGTCATGGGTTTTATCTGCCTGGAAGTTACATGCACACGTATTCAACTTCGGATACGATAGTTGCCAAAGTTAATTCATTGACTTCCATTGAAACCGAGCTTCCCTTTAGTTATTACAGTCTCCCTTATTGCGAACCTCTCGGTGGAATAAAGAAAAGTGCCGAGAATCTAGGTGAGCTTCTCATGGGAGATCAGATTGATAACTCCCCTTATCGGTTTAAAATGAATGTGAACGAGTCCCTCTATGTTTGTACTACCAGCCCCTTGAATGAGCATGAAGTTAAGCTTTTGAAACAGAGGACTCGTGATTTATATCAAGTGAATATGATTCTAGACAATTTGCCGGTTATGAGGATTGCAAAACAAAATGGGGTTAGTATTCAGTGGACTGGATTCCCAGTTGGGTTTACTCCACCAAATAGTAATGATGATTACATTATCAATCATCTCAAGTTCAAGGTCTTGGTTCATGAGTATGAGGGAAGTGGTGTGCAGATAATTGGAACTGGGGAAGAAGGGATGGGTGTCATCTCCGAAGCTGATAAGAAGAAGGCATCTGGTTATGAGATTGTTGGTTTTGAAGTGACTCCATGCAGTGTTAAGTACGATCCAGAAGTCATGACTAAGCTTCACATGTATGATAGTATCTCTCCTGTGAACTGCCCCTTGGAGCTAGACAAGTCACAGATAATAAGGGAACGAGAGAGGATCTCTTTTACTTATGAGGTTGAATTTGTTAAAAGTGATATTAGATGGCCGTCTCGGTGGGATACTTACTTGAAGATGGAAGGAGCACGTGTGCACTGGTTTTCAATTCTAAATTCATTGATGGTGATCACTTTCTTAGCTGGTATTGTGTTTGTCATATTCTTAAGGACTGTGAGGAGGGATTTGACAAGGTATGAGGAATTGGACAAAGAAGCTCAAGCACAAATGAATGAGGAGCTTTCTGGATGGAAGCTTGTTGTTGGTGATGTTTTTAGGGAACCAGATTGTGCGAAGCTTCTCTGTGTGATGATTGGAGATGGAGTTCAGATTACAGGAATGGCAGCAGTCACTATAGTTTTTGCTGCTTTTGGTTTCATGTCACCTGCCTCACGAGGAATGCTACTGACAGGGATGATTATTCTTTATCTTTTCTTGGGTATTGCTGCTGGGTATGCTGCTGTACGACTCTGGAGAACTCTCAAGGGAACTTCGGAAGGATGGAGGTCCATTTCCTGGTCGGTTGCATGCTTCTTTCCTGGAATTGTGTTTGTTATCCTCACAGTATTGAATTTTATTCTGTGGGGCAGCAAAAGCACTGGTGCAATTCCCATTTCTCTGTATTTTGTACTCTTGTCTCTCTGGTTCTGCATTTCTGTGCCTCTCACTCTCGTGGGAGGATTCTTAGGGACCAGAGCTGAAGCTATACAATATCCTGTACGAACCAACCAGATTCCAAGGGAGATTCCTGCACGCAAATATCCATCTTGGCTTCTTGTTCTTGGTGCTGGGACCCTTCCATTTGGAACCCTGTTCATTGAACTCTTCTTCATCCTTTCTAGCATCTGGCTTGGCAGGTTCTATTATGTATTTGGCTTCTTGCTTATAGTTCTTCTACTGCTTATCATTGTTTGTGCTGAAGTTTCGGTGGTCCTTACCTACATGCATCTCTGCGTTGAGGACTGGCGATGGTGGTGGAAGGCTTTCTTTGCTTCGGGTTCAGTTGCACTCTATGTGTTCCTATACTCCATCAATTACTTGGTGTTTGACCTACAGAGTTTGAGTGGTCCTGTGTCAGCTATTCTTTATCTTGGCTACTCAATGATCATGGCAATTGCAATCATGTTGTCTACAGGCACCATTGGCTTCATCACATCATTCTATTTTGTCCATTATCTTTTCTCATCTGTTAAGATCGATTAA
- the LOC107955368 gene encoding uncharacterized protein isoform X2 gives MEPKMEDTCPIIQRPSLKTHPRFNNYSLWKHKLRENCYKRVREDRTRLLWKMRLPAAQSFNHKEFINTAFQDIVSDELKKIKGSPVSDCLESSNSVSSAPDELWEYSGLQDAYQGECEEILLEMQRIFYEDLRREPAGKEPKEGIESWEDEQDEYLARAVYEHMQLNDEQKQIWCPICKRGELQQNQLIYCTLCKLQLNRDDEVNLDVLRDRLAEAHVDHLERGCRLKPKFCLETKFGLTALYILCQDCSTFEIVI, from the exons ATGGAACCAAAGATGGAAGATACTTGCCCAATAATCCAACGACCTTCCCTCAAAACTCATCCCCGTTTCAACAATTACTCCTTATGGAAACACAAG TTGAGAGAAAATTGTTACAAAAGGGTACGAGAAGACCGCACTCGTTTGCTTTGGAAAATGAGGTTGCCTGCTGCCCAATCTTTCAAtcacaag GAGTTTATAAACACTGCCTTTCAGGACATAGTTTCTGatgaacttaaaaaaattaaaggctcACCAGTAAGTGACTGTTTGGAAAGCTCAAACTCTGTTTCCTCTGCACCTGATGAATTATGGGAATACAGTGGCCTTCAAGATGCATATCAAGGTGAATGCGAAGAGATACTGTTAGAAATGCAAAGAATATTTTATGAGGATCTCAGGAGGGAGCCAGCAGGAAAAG AACCAAAAGAAGGAATAGAAAGTTGGGAAGATGAACAAGATGAATACTTGGCCCGTGCAGTTTACGAGCATATGCAATTGAATGATGAGCAG AAACAGATATGGTGCCCCATCTGTAAGAGAGGAGAGTTGCAACAGAATCAACTTATTTATTGTACCCTTTGCAAACTTCAGCTTAACAGAGATGATGAG GTTAATTTGGATGTTCTACGGGATCGATTAGCTGAAGCACATGTGGATCATTTGGAACGAGGGTGCAGATTGAAACCCAAGTTTTGCCTTGAGACTAAATTTGGTTTAACTGCATTGTACATCCTTTGCCAGGACTGCAGTACCTTCGAGATTGTTATTTAA
- the LOC107955368 gene encoding uncharacterized protein isoform X1 — translation MEPKMEDTCPIIQRPSLKTHPRFNNYSLWKHKLRENCYKRVREDRTRLLWKMRLPAAQSFNHKEFINTAFQDIVSDELKKIKGSPVSDCLESSNSVSSAPDELWEYSGLQDAYQGECEEILLEMQRIFYEDLRREPAGKEPKEGIESWEDEQDEYLARAVYEHMQLNDEQVQKQIWCPICKRGELQQNQLIYCTLCKLQLNRDDEVNLDVLRDRLAEAHVDHLERGCRLKPKFCLETKFGLTALYILCQDCSTFEIVI, via the exons ATGGAACCAAAGATGGAAGATACTTGCCCAATAATCCAACGACCTTCCCTCAAAACTCATCCCCGTTTCAACAATTACTCCTTATGGAAACACAAG TTGAGAGAAAATTGTTACAAAAGGGTACGAGAAGACCGCACTCGTTTGCTTTGGAAAATGAGGTTGCCTGCTGCCCAATCTTTCAAtcacaag GAGTTTATAAACACTGCCTTTCAGGACATAGTTTCTGatgaacttaaaaaaattaaaggctcACCAGTAAGTGACTGTTTGGAAAGCTCAAACTCTGTTTCCTCTGCACCTGATGAATTATGGGAATACAGTGGCCTTCAAGATGCATATCAAGGTGAATGCGAAGAGATACTGTTAGAAATGCAAAGAATATTTTATGAGGATCTCAGGAGGGAGCCAGCAGGAAAAG AACCAAAAGAAGGAATAGAAAGTTGGGAAGATGAACAAGATGAATACTTGGCCCGTGCAGTTTACGAGCATATGCAATTGAATGATGAGCAG GTGCAGAAACAGATATGGTGCCCCATCTGTAAGAGAGGAGAGTTGCAACAGAATCAACTTATTTATTGTACCCTTTGCAAACTTCAGCTTAACAGAGATGATGAG GTTAATTTGGATGTTCTACGGGATCGATTAGCTGAAGCACATGTGGATCATTTGGAACGAGGGTGCAGATTGAAACCCAAGTTTTGCCTTGAGACTAAATTTGGTTTAACTGCATTGTACATCCTTTGCCAGGACTGCAGTACCTTCGAGATTGTTATTTAA
- the LOC107955368 gene encoding uncharacterized protein isoform X3, which translates to MEPKMEDTCPIIQRPSLKTHPRFNNYSLWKHKLRENCYKRVREDRTRLLWKMRLPAAQSFNHKEFINTAFQDIVSDELKKIKGSPVSDCLESSNSVSSAPDELWEYSGLQDAYQGECEEILLEMQRIFYEDLRREPAGKEPKEGIESWEDEQDEYLARAVYEHMQLNDEQIWCPICKRGELQQNQLIYCTLCKLQLNRDDEVNLDVLRDRLAEAHVDHLERGCRLKPKFCLETKFGLTALYILCQDCSTFEIVI; encoded by the exons ATGGAACCAAAGATGGAAGATACTTGCCCAATAATCCAACGACCTTCCCTCAAAACTCATCCCCGTTTCAACAATTACTCCTTATGGAAACACAAG TTGAGAGAAAATTGTTACAAAAGGGTACGAGAAGACCGCACTCGTTTGCTTTGGAAAATGAGGTTGCCTGCTGCCCAATCTTTCAAtcacaag GAGTTTATAAACACTGCCTTTCAGGACATAGTTTCTGatgaacttaaaaaaattaaaggctcACCAGTAAGTGACTGTTTGGAAAGCTCAAACTCTGTTTCCTCTGCACCTGATGAATTATGGGAATACAGTGGCCTTCAAGATGCATATCAAGGTGAATGCGAAGAGATACTGTTAGAAATGCAAAGAATATTTTATGAGGATCTCAGGAGGGAGCCAGCAGGAAAAG AACCAAAAGAAGGAATAGAAAGTTGGGAAGATGAACAAGATGAATACTTGGCCCGTGCAGTTTACGAGCATATGCAATTGAATGATGAGCAG ATATGGTGCCCCATCTGTAAGAGAGGAGAGTTGCAACAGAATCAACTTATTTATTGTACCCTTTGCAAACTTCAGCTTAACAGAGATGATGAG GTTAATTTGGATGTTCTACGGGATCGATTAGCTGAAGCACATGTGGATCATTTGGAACGAGGGTGCAGATTGAAACCCAAGTTTTGCCTTGAGACTAAATTTGGTTTAACTGCATTGTACATCCTTTGCCAGGACTGCAGTACCTTCGAGATTGTTATTTAA
- the LOC107955367 gene encoding auxilin-related protein 2 isoform X1, translating to MDDFPGLLAKDFGVKPQGKSAPMAPPKNPSSGSNYGFGSDFTRSSYGNSKSSSNSIFDDDGYRGQPKYSSESRATSAQTPSFDYDSFFKDPKPPVFDKPVYDDDLFDGLPGIKSSSTAAKYDDVFAVSGSSPKHKSMSSSPLDALLGNLGRKETEMKSKSERVKAENDAPLFDDLLAGFGQSNSAASARSTSESNRSQKLASNSSKTGSNLMENPFVVLEPKPDPADLSTGLFADPPGVTSKLNGFRKSGVESSSGSGGVFDDIDPLDGLGKSVPLGSSEINKRGKDRSPLSTDSGQEAPVTKEQNHRDYENHRKKRMPSMDNFLDSHQPMFDLPSLSTDFHSSVGRATSPPPYMNVDSNETSSQVHSTPRSEVNFDASDDVWLTVSEIPLFTQPTTAPPPSRPPPSRPPRVSKTTAGSFSSTNAKMKVDDFSSFQNSTQYSQRSSQSTRAAANCSVTSQIDELEEFAMGRAWNNVEQAEGFPVDDFETSSVAAASAAAMKEAMDRAEAKFRHAKEMRERENFKAARTKEADQMDKDERDTQDAFDREKQERLERERQQREMEEEEREQRRHELEREREEKKREQRSLEKERERVREMERERERARQAVERATREARERAAAEARARAERVAVEKAAAEARERAERAAVQRAQTEARERAAAEARERAERAAAEAREREARESETRERVASAKAEAEARRRAERAAVERAAAEARERAAAEARQRAAASASASQQNNDNDLESFFSMGSRPSSAPRPRANISDPVFDGQNRGGPEVAKRTSVGSSSSMKKASSTTNIVDDLSSIFGAAASSSGEFQEVEGETEERRRARLERHQRTQERAAKALAEKNQRDLQVQREQAERHRISETLDVEIKRWAAGKEGNLRALLSTMQYVLWPECGWQPVSLTDLITAAAVKKAYRKATLCIHPDKVQQKGANLQQKYISEKVFDLLKEAWNKFNSEELF from the exons ATGGATGATTTTCCAGGTTTATTAGCCAAAGATTTTGGGGTCAAGCCCCAAGGGAAGTCGGCCCCGATGGCACCTCCTAAAAACCCTTCTTCGGGTTCCAATTACGGGTTCGGATCCGATTTTACCCGATCCTCATACGGCAACTCCAAATCGTCATCCAATTCCATTTTCGACGACGACGGCTACCGTGGACAGCCTAAATACTCTTCTGAGTCTCGAGCCACTAGCGCGCAAACGCCGTCGTTCGATTACGATTCCTTTTTCAAGGACCCGAAGCCGCCGGTTTTTGACAAGCCTGTTTATGACGACGATCTTTTCGACGGATTGCCCGGGATCAAGAGCTCCTCCACGGCCGCTAAATACGACGACGTTTTTGCGGTCTCGGGGTCTTCTCCAAAGCATAAATCGATGAGTAGCTCGCCGCTGGATGCTCTGCTTGGGAATCTGGGGAGGAAAGAGACCGAGATGAAGTCCAAGAGCGAGAGAGTGAAAGCAGAAAATGATGCACCTTTATTTGATGATTTGCTCGCTGGTTTCGGTCAGAGTAACTCTGCAGCATCTGCAAG ATCAACTTCAGAGTCTAACCGGTCTCAGAAACTAGCCTCAAATTCAAGCAAGACTGGCTCTAATTTGATGGAGAACCCTTTTGTTGTCTTAGAACCGAAACCGGACCCTGCAGATTTATCCACAGGGTTGTTTGCTGACCCCCCTGGAGTAACAAGTAAACTTAATGGATTTAGGAAGTCTGGAGTAGAGAGCTCATCTGGAAGTGGGGGAGTATTTGATGATATTGATCCTCTTGATGGTCTTGGAAAATCTGTACCGCTCGGATCATCTGAGATCAATAAGAGAGGGAAGGATAGGAGTCCTTTAAGCACTGATAGCGGACAAGAAGCTCCTGTTACTAAAGAGCAAAATCATAGGGATTATGAGAACCATAGAAAGAAGAGGATGCCTTCTATGGACAATTTTCTTGACTCTCATCAACCCATGTTTGACTTGCCCAGTCTGTCAACTGATTTTCATAGCTCTGTTGGTCGAGCTACTAGCCCTCCCCCATACATGAACGTCGATTCTAATGAGACTAGTTCCCAGGTACATTCAACTCCCAGATCTGAGGTGAATTTTGATGCATCTGATGATGTTTGGCTCACTGTATCAGAGATTCCACTCTTTACACAACCTACTACTGCTCCACCCCCTTCAAGACCCCCTCCTTCAAGACCACCACGAGTTTCAAAGACAACGGCAGGCTCATTTTCTTCCACAAATGCAAAAATGAAGGTAGATGATTTTTCTTCTTTCCAGAATTCAACTCAGTACTCACAACGGAGCTCCCAGTCAACTCGTGCTGCAGCAAACTGCTCTGTTACATCTCAAATTGATGAACTTGAAGAGTTTGCAATGGGTAGGGCCTGGAATAATGTTGAACAAGCTGAAGGTTTTcctgttgatgattttgagactAGTTCTGTAGCTGCTGCTTCTGCTGCTGCCATGAAAGAGGCAATGGATAGAGCAGAGGCTAAATTTAGGCATGCAAAGGAAATGAGGGAGAGAGAAAATTTTAAGGCTGCCAGAACTAAAGAAGCTGATCAAATGGATAAAGATGAGAGAGATACGCAAGATGCTTTTGATAGAGAAAAGCAAGAGAGATTGGAGCGCGAGAGGCAACAAAGAGAAATGGAGGAGGAAGAAAGAGAGCAAAGGAGACATGAATTGGAGAGGGAAAGGGAGGAGAAGAAGAGAGAACAAAGAAGCCttgaaaaagagagggagagagtcAGGGAGATGGAGAGGGAAAGGGAAAGGGCTAGACAAGCTGTTGAAAGGGCTACTAGAGAAGCACGTGAAAGAGCAGCTGCTGAGGCTCGTGCTAGAGCTGAAAGGGTTGCTGTTGAAAAGGCAGCTGCTGAAGCTCGAGAGCGTGCGGAAAGGGCTGCAGTGCAGAGAGCGCAAACTGAAGCCCGTGAAAGGGCAGCTGCCGAGGCTAGAGAAAGAGCAGAAAGAGCTGCAGCAGAAGCAAGGGAAAGGGAGGCAAGAGAGAGTGAAACACGGGAGAGGGTTGCATCAGCAAAAGCTGAAGCTGAAGCAAGGCGTAGAGCAGAAAGAGCTGCTGTGGAGAGGGCTGCTGCAGAGGCTCGAGAAAGAGCAGCTGCAGAGGCTCGACAAAGAGCTGCTGCTTCTGCAAGTGCAAGCCAGCAAAATAATGACAATGATCTTGAATCCTTTTTTAGTATGGGTTCTCGACCAAGCAGTGCACCAAGGCCAAGAGCTAACATTTCG GATCCTGTGTTTGATGGACAAAACAGGGGAGGGCCTGAAGTAGCTAAGAGAACATCTGTTGGATCTTCATCTAGCATGAAGAAAGCTTCTTCAACTACAAATATTGTTGATGATCTAAGTTCTATTTTTGGAG CTGCTGCATCTTCATCTGGTGAGTTCCAAGAGGTTGAAGGGGAAACTGAAGAAAGGCGAAGAGCCAGGTTGGAACGCCACCAACGAACGCAGGAGCGTGCT GCAAAAGCACTGGCTGAGAAAAATCAACGTGACCTTCAAGTGCAAAGGGAACAAGCTGAGAGACAT AGAATTTCTGAAACACTTGATGTTGAGATCAAGAGATGGGCTGCTGGGAAAGAGGGAAATTTGCGTGCTCTACTATCAACCATGCAATAT GTTCTTTGGCCTGAATGTGGTTGGCAACCTGTTTCTTTGACGGATTTGATTACAGCTGCTGCTGTTAAAAAGGCTTACAGAAAGGCTACTCTTTGCATCCATCCTGATAAGGTTCAGCAAAAAGGTGCCAATCTTCAGCAGAAATATATTTCAGAAAAGGTGTTCGACTTACTCAAG gAAGCATGGAACAAGTTCAATTCAGAGGAACTTTTCTGA
- the LOC107955367 gene encoding auxilin-related protein 1 isoform X2, producing the protein MMHLYLMICSLVSVRVTLQHLQGYHSVGYPLLLELRWDNRSTSESNRSQKLASNSSKTGSNLMENPFVVLEPKPDPADLSTGLFADPPGVTSKLNGFRKSGVESSSGSGGVFDDIDPLDGLGKSVPLGSSEINKRGKDRSPLSTDSGQEAPVTKEQNHRDYENHRKKRMPSMDNFLDSHQPMFDLPSLSTDFHSSVGRATSPPPYMNVDSNETSSQVHSTPRSEVNFDASDDVWLTVSEIPLFTQPTTAPPPSRPPPSRPPRVSKTTAGSFSSTNAKMKVDDFSSFQNSTQYSQRSSQSTRAAANCSVTSQIDELEEFAMGRAWNNVEQAEGFPVDDFETSSVAAASAAAMKEAMDRAEAKFRHAKEMRERENFKAARTKEADQMDKDERDTQDAFDREKQERLERERQQREMEEEEREQRRHELEREREEKKREQRSLEKERERVREMERERERARQAVERATREARERAAAEARARAERVAVEKAAAEARERAERAAVQRAQTEARERAAAEARERAERAAAEAREREARESETRERVASAKAEAEARRRAERAAVERAAAEARERAAAEARQRAAASASASQQNNDNDLESFFSMGSRPSSAPRPRANISDPVFDGQNRGGPEVAKRTSVGSSSSMKKASSTTNIVDDLSSIFGAAASSSGEFQEVEGETEERRRARLERHQRTQERAAKALAEKNQRDLQVQREQAERHRISETLDVEIKRWAAGKEGNLRALLSTMQYVLWPECGWQPVSLTDLITAAAVKKAYRKATLCIHPDKVQQKGANLQQKYISEKVFDLLKEAWNKFNSEELF; encoded by the exons ATGATGCACCTTTATTTGATGATTTGCTCGCTGGTTTCGGTCAGAGTAACTCTGCAGCATCTGCAAG GGTATCATTCGGTTGGTTATCCATTGTTGTTGGAGTTAAGATGGGACAATAG ATCAACTTCAGAGTCTAACCGGTCTCAGAAACTAGCCTCAAATTCAAGCAAGACTGGCTCTAATTTGATGGAGAACCCTTTTGTTGTCTTAGAACCGAAACCGGACCCTGCAGATTTATCCACAGGGTTGTTTGCTGACCCCCCTGGAGTAACAAGTAAACTTAATGGATTTAGGAAGTCTGGAGTAGAGAGCTCATCTGGAAGTGGGGGAGTATTTGATGATATTGATCCTCTTGATGGTCTTGGAAAATCTGTACCGCTCGGATCATCTGAGATCAATAAGAGAGGGAAGGATAGGAGTCCTTTAAGCACTGATAGCGGACAAGAAGCTCCTGTTACTAAAGAGCAAAATCATAGGGATTATGAGAACCATAGAAAGAAGAGGATGCCTTCTATGGACAATTTTCTTGACTCTCATCAACCCATGTTTGACTTGCCCAGTCTGTCAACTGATTTTCATAGCTCTGTTGGTCGAGCTACTAGCCCTCCCCCATACATGAACGTCGATTCTAATGAGACTAGTTCCCAGGTACATTCAACTCCCAGATCTGAGGTGAATTTTGATGCATCTGATGATGTTTGGCTCACTGTATCAGAGATTCCACTCTTTACACAACCTACTACTGCTCCACCCCCTTCAAGACCCCCTCCTTCAAGACCACCACGAGTTTCAAAGACAACGGCAGGCTCATTTTCTTCCACAAATGCAAAAATGAAGGTAGATGATTTTTCTTCTTTCCAGAATTCAACTCAGTACTCACAACGGAGCTCCCAGTCAACTCGTGCTGCAGCAAACTGCTCTGTTACATCTCAAATTGATGAACTTGAAGAGTTTGCAATGGGTAGGGCCTGGAATAATGTTGAACAAGCTGAAGGTTTTcctgttgatgattttgagactAGTTCTGTAGCTGCTGCTTCTGCTGCTGCCATGAAAGAGGCAATGGATAGAGCAGAGGCTAAATTTAGGCATGCAAAGGAAATGAGGGAGAGAGAAAATTTTAAGGCTGCCAGAACTAAAGAAGCTGATCAAATGGATAAAGATGAGAGAGATACGCAAGATGCTTTTGATAGAGAAAAGCAAGAGAGATTGGAGCGCGAGAGGCAACAAAGAGAAATGGAGGAGGAAGAAAGAGAGCAAAGGAGACATGAATTGGAGAGGGAAAGGGAGGAGAAGAAGAGAGAACAAAGAAGCCttgaaaaagagagggagagagtcAGGGAGATGGAGAGGGAAAGGGAAAGGGCTAGACAAGCTGTTGAAAGGGCTACTAGAGAAGCACGTGAAAGAGCAGCTGCTGAGGCTCGTGCTAGAGCTGAAAGGGTTGCTGTTGAAAAGGCAGCTGCTGAAGCTCGAGAGCGTGCGGAAAGGGCTGCAGTGCAGAGAGCGCAAACTGAAGCCCGTGAAAGGGCAGCTGCCGAGGCTAGAGAAAGAGCAGAAAGAGCTGCAGCAGAAGCAAGGGAAAGGGAGGCAAGAGAGAGTGAAACACGGGAGAGGGTTGCATCAGCAAAAGCTGAAGCTGAAGCAAGGCGTAGAGCAGAAAGAGCTGCTGTGGAGAGGGCTGCTGCAGAGGCTCGAGAAAGAGCAGCTGCAGAGGCTCGACAAAGAGCTGCTGCTTCTGCAAGTGCAAGCCAGCAAAATAATGACAATGATCTTGAATCCTTTTTTAGTATGGGTTCTCGACCAAGCAGTGCACCAAGGCCAAGAGCTAACATTTCG GATCCTGTGTTTGATGGACAAAACAGGGGAGGGCCTGAAGTAGCTAAGAGAACATCTGTTGGATCTTCATCTAGCATGAAGAAAGCTTCTTCAACTACAAATATTGTTGATGATCTAAGTTCTATTTTTGGAG CTGCTGCATCTTCATCTGGTGAGTTCCAAGAGGTTGAAGGGGAAACTGAAGAAAGGCGAAGAGCCAGGTTGGAACGCCACCAACGAACGCAGGAGCGTGCT GCAAAAGCACTGGCTGAGAAAAATCAACGTGACCTTCAAGTGCAAAGGGAACAAGCTGAGAGACAT AGAATTTCTGAAACACTTGATGTTGAGATCAAGAGATGGGCTGCTGGGAAAGAGGGAAATTTGCGTGCTCTACTATCAACCATGCAATAT GTTCTTTGGCCTGAATGTGGTTGGCAACCTGTTTCTTTGACGGATTTGATTACAGCTGCTGCTGTTAAAAAGGCTTACAGAAAGGCTACTCTTTGCATCCATCCTGATAAGGTTCAGCAAAAAGGTGCCAATCTTCAGCAGAAATATATTTCAGAAAAGGTGTTCGACTTACTCAAG gAAGCATGGAACAAGTTCAATTCAGAGGAACTTTTCTGA